ACTTGTTTTCTAAAAGAATCACACACAATAGAAaagacaagtaaaacaaaagctGAAGCTTTTAAAAGTGagaaactctctcttttttaaaaaaaaaatctatatatttttacaatgaAGGAAAACATGAGCTTATATAGgctcaatttacaaatcaataacatatataaaaataaataaaattaattacataaatcaACCAAGAATAAATTTGAGGGATTTTATCAATCATTACTGATGGAGATTGGTTTTTTGAATCTCGACACTTTCTTGATATGGCCATGAATTGATtgtcttctagaagcttctttataatttgatcttGATTTGTCTTTAGCCAATTCTTGATGAGGCATGAATAATTTTAGGATTGTATCACTTGTACAAGTGCGGACCAAGCGGTTCAAATGCTTCAAGTATATGTTAAATGGTGGACGCATATCaaatatttatagtataaaaTGTATTTGAACATTATAGTAATtatgaattgttttattttgaatcttataatgttaattttaaataaattaattataattatatatatataatttataattatgattattgaTGTTCATAACACATTTCAAAGGAACTTTCATACCTagagaaatgaaaataatactacattataaataaaaagtaaaatatgtttgatttaattggaatgcataaaaaaaagtgaacaacatcaaaaaaaaagagattgataTGCATAATTGGTATTCTCTAAATTTGAGTTCATCCACAGCTTCAACACATTTTCTCTTTATAATACACTATTCTTCTCACTTTCTAAATCAATTGAACTTGGTTATAGAGAAATTCTCTAATGATAATCATTTGATTATGTCTTTAACATAAAAGTGAACtttaacataaaagaaaaataaattggttCGTgagataaaatatatacatttctgtgtgtaatgaaatatttatttggCTTCTATATGTATGTGCTGAAGAATAAAGCAACATGTTTATCAAACCacaatactatatttttatagatCAGATAGATATTTTAGATTCAACTCATCTTTCGAAACCTTTGTTCAAAGTATGGAAATTCAGAACATACATATACGAAAGTACAATTTATTCAAAGTACAATTACTTCAAAaggtaaaaaagagaaaaagataataatactaGCAATTgacccgcgctacgcgcggtagtTAGATTAAGCTGTATTTCgggttttgttgtgtatattatttttttggttacgtaaattatctttgtttttgtatttgattttcgttgcttatgttattttgttagatatttttataaaaataggttttgcagtaagtataatttagtttgctgtttattttttaaaaaattgagatcatcttgtgtgtttttgaatggtttttaaaaaaaaattataattagaagttaacattgtgtagttgaagttgttggtttggctgtagttgttagttgtgattaatttttttattttttgtcattatgtggttggattgttatttaatattttcatatgtattttgtaaactgttggagtagttttttttgtcaatgttttagtgtttggagtgAAAAGGGTTGTAGactttattaagaaaaataaataaaatcaatcacttacatttcttttttttttggctatttttctttgtttcagtcGGGCCCAATTTCTCTGTAAAGCTTATAATGTGTTGGtcattatttgtatgttattgagttgagaatggatttgttctttttcaaaattcgaTGTCCTCGTGAATGGGTAGAAGAAGAGCAATGTTTGCGATCTAGAAGATAATATGAGTATTGAACTTATTTTTTTGCTGCTCATAATTGTTTTTTCACTCATCCCTTTCATAATCGTTTTCCCttgaatattcattttttttttaggtttgcaTATTTGGTTGATTCCCTCCTCGCTTCGCATCTGTAGGGGATATTTGATTATCTCCTGTTGATTTCGTTAAAGATAAATTTAAATTGGGTTGCAAATTTGATTATATGAAAATGTGTTGGTTtcctagatttttttaaaaatattatgagtaaaattattatgtgagatttaagatttgtttgtataaaaaaaaatataaaagtaaagtttttttcgtttattcaaatttgcatttattttctgtaaaatatgtttcaccggtgaaatatttgaacttggaaaaaaattttaaggtggtgtagaaagttttgatatctttttgtgtttttaaaaatcaaattcacatatttaatgtttcacattattatcttTATCACTATATcattaaatagataaatcaatattttttaaactaatcgatttaatttaaattaatcgtaagtttaaaaatgcaatgagaaaaataataaaagtggtaaataaataaataattttttttcttgtttgtgaaatgtaatttatgtTGAATAAGTagatatgttataaaaataaatattaaatacatttttggatttaatagttgattaaatatttattttttaaaactaataacaaaaaacattagctcataatattttaatgacatatttatgtaaataataatgagaaataaagatatttattaaaaaatgtacaTAAGTTATGTGAGGGTGACAGctccattttttttgtgaaaatgtttctctattaatatatagaggatttgTGGTTATAAATTGCCAAACTTGTTGACTCTCTCTCCGTCTCTCCCTCTATCATCAATTTAAAACCCAATCTATTCATATCTCCTATacatttatactatatatatatatataagagatatatataataaataagatGCATAGACTTGGTAGTATTCGGTTGTATGTAGTAGAGAATACAGATACAATTACAATGAGATCTTCTTATAATAATACCAAGTGACGTGCCACATTTGTCTCAGGAGTTTTGGAGGAATATTGAATCCCCCCTAACTCGTGGGCTTAGAGCCTTAGATCATCTCTTCTCTTACATGGTATTTTTATTACGCATACATGATTTTTTGTTGTACATTCTAGAATCCAAATAATGAATTCCTCTTACGGAGGGGACAAATTAAAAGATAGACTCACCCGACAAAATCTACTCTTACATGGTATCACAACTACTGTAGCAATGCCTCTTCGCCCTCGCCCTCATTATTAATTGCCCTTTCTTCGATTTTGTGTTCATCCACATCAGTGCGCACTTGCCTTCTGGAAAAGTAAGTAATCACAACATCatactttaatcattttttgtgCAGTTAGACTGATGATAAAGACGGTGGTCAACGGTTAACAACACTTACGTTTCCTATTTTCCTTTGTCCTTTACTGTTCTCTGTCATTTGATGAAGTTTTAAGACCGTTCACAGACCGTCCTAACACGTTTAAAGCCGCTACACGCTGCATCTCTCTCGCTGCACCATGACCACCAACACATTCTTTATAGCATATACTTAATATGACATAACGTTACACACCCAATAAGCCTAGAGCAAAACTCTACTGTAAATTTTCATATCACAAACAAATGCTATCTTTCTTTTAAATCACGCATGTTGTTGGTCTTAAATATGCTGTGACTAATGTAGTCTATAGTTTTCATACCTACCTTACTCTGATTATGAGCCAAACAGTACCCTTTCTATTAGGTCTCATTTATTTCAGAAGATGTTGGTAGGAAAGAGAGAGCGGGTACCTTCCTCAAGAGAGAATTGAATAGACCTTTTTTCCAACTCAAAAGCATGCTTGCTAAGCTCAGAGGAGGGAAGTGACCAAAGCACCAACAGTATAAACATAGAAAAGTAATCCGAATTAGAGtgacatatatatctatctatctatctatcttaattatagaaaaagaaTGGTGAAGGGGGTGCTTACTCTGTACATGATCGTTGCGATCAGATTCATTAAGCTTATTAAGAAGCGTTTGAAGATGATCGTAACGCTCTTCCCTGTCTAACCTATGGCTGGACGGTCCCTGTGGGGAAGAGCTAACCACAGCCACAGCTACAGCCACGGTTGGTGGTTCCTTAGGCGGAGTTTTCCTAGCAGCAGCAGCTTTGGAAGTGTCAACCTCGACTCTTCTGCGGACATATACGAGTCGCCCGCTTGCAGTATTAGTGACCGGAGATAATGGATTCACAGGAGAGTTCGTTGGAGGTTTCTTTACCCCAAGTGATATCGAATCCTGTTGGACGGGTGTGTTCTTGCTTTGTGAATCTTTTGATGGAGTCGTTGCTCCGCCATCGGAATCGAGAATTGCAGAATCACAAGGTTCCATATCGATGAAGACCTCCTCCTAAGTCCTAACTACTACTACCAATACTGTAAAAGCAAGAAGCTAAATAGGGACACCAAGCTGCGATTATTCATTCCCACAAACCCAGAAGatgaattaaaaatttggaaactgatgaatgaagaagaatcagagGGGTGGCTCCTGCGAATTTTACCTGGAgaatggagatggagatggggACGgatattatattatcaaattggAGGAGAAGACATTATATAGAACTTACACCAATTAAAGATAGAGTAGTGGGTCTTAAATTGAAAGAGCGAGCATTGAAGGGGATGAATTAGAATAACAGAGAAAAACggagatggaagagagagaagacagCGAAAGGGTGTGGAGGAGTAGAGAACATTAATTTCAAAGATATCTATTAGGTGAACCAGGATGAAAGAATGAGAAGAGCAGGGACGCTTCAGGTCCACAACGGAGGgacatttttttgctttgacgACGGCGCTATTATGGCGTGGAGAGAGTTTTGTTCTGCCGGCTAAAAAAACATGGCTTAGTGGATAATGAATTGGGCTTTAGAAATAAATAGTAGCTGTTTAGTGGGTAATGTCCATGGgcttatttcaaaaatatggaCTTATTTAAAACAGATGTATGCTAAGGTGGCAGCACCAGTTGTGAGTAAActacactttatatatatagattattctgttttctttttaatgctaagtcaaaacaaaaatttagtgTATATAGAGTAATTATAAAGATATGAAATTTTACGAACTAGTGAGTGTGGCATGtctggtaaaaaaaaagtacaaggTTGTAGTGCCAAGATAGTATCCATGGTATTTCCATATCAATGTGGAAATCTATCTTAGGTAGAGGACCAATGGTTTggtgttttttgtgttttgtatagTAGGGTAGTGAAATTTTGGATGTATTATATACATAATCAAAACTTGTATTATATCACCTCTTGTGTCCATTTTTTCTGTTGAAAgctatgtatttttattttataaataaatgtatttatttacgttatataatatgttagtaaTTCTAAAATAAtggtatttaaaattttgtttaaaactgtcaaaaaattttaaccaattatattattcagaacataatatatattatgttcaATTCAGactatatgttattttataaaatatattaattgaatttaaaaaaaccttataGAATCGTTTTATCGCCGGGTTTAGGTTCCACCGGATCAGCCTAACCGGATCAGTCGAATcggagttttaaaattttcgaaACATTTGATTTGGTAACGcatttgaaacaaataaaaatattgggCCAAAATTTGACATTTCAGAAACACAatggacaaacaaacaaaaaaggagaaATATTATCATTGCCAACGCGTTGATCGGTTTAAGCTCTTCTCCTTCTGATTTTggttaaggattttttttttttgggtttttgttcaCGATTCCTCTTACAGGGTACCATTGCGTGACTCTGTATCAAATCATCCGATTCGAATCCATCAAATTCGTTTGAATCTCTAGCTATTGAGAGAGACCAGATCCGAAGCTTCTCTGAGGACGAAGAACAATGTCGGTGAGGCATGGGCAATCGTCGTATCGAGATCGGACGGCCGAGTTTCTCAAAATTTCGGAGAGCCTGAGGGGATCCATTGCTCCGGCGGCGAATAGTGCACCGTATGGTGGTAATAATTGGAACGATGGTGTGAGAAGAGAGGATCTGAATAAACGATCTGAGTTCAACAAGAGAGCTGGTCAGATTGGTATAGCTATTCATCAAACGTCGCAGAAACTGGCGAAGCTTGCCAAACGTAAGTTGTTCAATATGCCTTTAGCTTAGGGATCTTGTGAATCTGGATAAGTTAATCTCTGTAATGGCTTTAGCTTAGGGTGTTAGGAATGGTCCTTAAACGAATATAGCTGATCTGAATCGTAGCAGGAGATATGATTTTGCTTAGATTATGGTAGCAAAAGCTAGATTGAGACCACCATGGCTAGTAGTAGGAATGGCGTGAGAATTTCTCAAGAATACTTCAGAATGTTTTCAGTaactttgtgattttgtttttgcaaaatCAGTTGCAAAGAAGACATCAGTATTTGATGATCCGACACGGGAGATACAAGAGCTGACAGTAGTCGTCAAGCAAGAGATCTCTGCTCTAAATACTGCTCTGGTCGACCTTCAAGTGTTTCAGAGCTCTCAGAATGATGAAGGGAACAGCTCTAGAGACAGGGACAAAGCTAACTTCTCAGCAACTGTTGTTGACGATTTAAAGAATCG
The Camelina sativa cultivar DH55 chromosome 15, Cs, whole genome shotgun sequence DNA segment above includes these coding regions:
- the LOC104746975 gene encoding uncharacterized protein LOC104746975; this translates as MEPCDSAILDSDGGATTPSKDSQSKNTPVQQDSISLGVKKPPTNSPVNPLSPVTNTASGRLVYVRRRVEVDTSKAAAARKTPPKEPPTVAVAVAVVSSSPQGPSSHRLDREERYDHLQTLLNKLNESDRNDHVQMLWSLPSSELSKHAFELEKRSIQFSLEEAREMQRVAALNVLGRSVNGLKTSSNDREQ